From a single Adhaeribacter swui genomic region:
- a CDS encoding undecaprenyl-diphosphate phosphatase yields the protein MSFWHAIILAIVEGLTEFLPVSSTGHMIIASSLMGINTSEFTKMFTVNIQFGAILSVLVLYWKRFFQSIDFYKKLLLAFLPAVVIGFLLNDVIDAMLESVVTVAVSLVLGGIVLLFVDKWFNNDPTHSTPSAKQAFIIGIAQCIAMIPGVSRSAASIIGGLAQGISRKAAAEFSFFLAIPTMLAAASYKFITDFLHLDIKDDILKMNTPKIQASLNQLSAHDIQVLLLGNLVAFVVAMLAIKFFINFLTKYGFRVFGIYRIILGALLLLLLLFGVDLSV from the coding sequence ATGAGTTTCTGGCACGCAATCATTCTGGCTATTGTAGAAGGCCTCACTGAATTTCTACCTGTATCTTCCACCGGGCACATGATCATCGCCTCGAGTTTAATGGGCATCAACACCTCGGAATTTACTAAAATGTTTACCGTTAATATTCAGTTCGGCGCCATATTGTCGGTGTTGGTATTGTACTGGAAACGGTTTTTTCAGTCCATTGATTTCTACAAAAAGTTACTTCTCGCCTTTTTACCAGCCGTAGTAATTGGCTTTTTACTTAACGATGTAATCGATGCCATGCTGGAAAGCGTGGTTACGGTAGCGGTATCGTTGGTATTGGGCGGTATTGTGTTGTTATTTGTAGATAAATGGTTTAACAACGATCCCACGCATAGTACTCCCTCGGCGAAACAAGCTTTTATAATTGGTATAGCTCAGTGTATTGCCATGATTCCGGGTGTATCCCGGTCGGCAGCGTCTATAATTGGGGGTTTGGCGCAAGGTATTTCGCGAAAAGCCGCTGCTGAATTTTCTTTTTTTCTGGCTATTCCTACCATGCTGGCTGCTGCCAGTTATAAATTTATCACCGACTTTCTGCACCTGGATATCAAAGACGATATTCTCAAAATGAATACGCCTAAAATTCAAGCTAGCCTTAATCAATTATCCGCGCACGATATTCAAGTGCTTTTATTGGGCAACTTGGTAGCTTTTGTAGTTGCTATGTTGGCCATTAAATTTTTTATCAATTTTTTAACGAAGTACGGCTTCCGGGTTTTTGGGATTTACCGCATTATTTTAGGAGCCTTGCTTTTATTGCTGTTATTATTTGGCGTGGATTTAAGTGTGTAG
- a CDS encoding low affinity iron permease family protein produces MEIAKDKQPSKFTVFFENFAGKITLVSGKPISFLVSLAFVLVWGITGPLFNFSDTWQLVINTVTSIVTFLMVFLIQHAQNKDSQAIQLKLNEVVAALKGASNRLINIEDLSDEELKVLKSYYDQLADIAEKEESIVEAHSMEDARENQEAKERADHKPQ; encoded by the coding sequence ATGGAAATAGCCAAAGATAAACAACCCAGTAAGTTTACTGTTTTCTTCGAAAATTTTGCCGGAAAAATAACTTTAGTATCTGGTAAGCCTATTTCCTTTTTAGTCTCATTAGCTTTTGTATTAGTCTGGGGAATTACAGGCCCTTTGTTTAATTTTTCAGATACGTGGCAATTAGTAATAAATACGGTTACCAGCATTGTTACTTTTTTAATGGTATTCCTGATTCAGCACGCGCAAAACAAAGACTCACAGGCCATTCAGTTAAAATTAAACGAAGTTGTAGCGGCATTAAAAGGAGCCAGCAACCGGTTAATTAACATCGAAGATTTAAGCGACGAAGAATTAAAAGTTTTAAAATCGTACTACGACCAATTGGCAGATATTGCGGAAAAAGAAGAAAGCATTGTGGAAGCTCACTCCATGGAAGACGCCCGGGAAAATCAGGAAGCTAAAGAACGAGCCGACCATAAACCACAGTAG
- the truB gene encoding tRNA pseudouridine(55) synthase TruB — MKEYDFEAGEILLINKPLHWTSFDVVKKVRNQLRIKKIGHAGTLDPLASGLLILCTGKFTKKIEEIQSQEKEYTGHFTIGQTTPSFDLETAVDQTCDYQHITEEAIRTTAASFVGQIDQVPPLFSAVKINGERAYTLARRGEEAEIKAKSIHIKAFEITAIELPVVHFRVVCSKGTYIRSLARDFGVKLGCGAHLSQLVRTRIGEFHLDQALTLEDIQNIRQHRQEQHAGNS, encoded by the coding sequence ATGAAGGAATACGATTTTGAAGCTGGCGAAATTTTATTAATTAATAAACCCTTGCACTGGACCTCGTTTGATGTGGTAAAGAAAGTGCGTAATCAGCTCAGAATTAAAAAAATTGGTCATGCGGGTACCTTAGATCCTTTAGCATCGGGGCTGTTGATTTTATGTACCGGCAAATTCACCAAGAAAATTGAAGAAATTCAAAGTCAGGAAAAAGAATACACCGGGCATTTTACCATTGGGCAAACCACTCCTTCCTTCGACCTGGAAACAGCCGTAGACCAAACTTGCGATTACCAGCATATTACAGAAGAAGCTATCCGAACCACTGCCGCCTCATTCGTGGGGCAAATAGACCAGGTTCCCCCGCTTTTTTCGGCAGTAAAAATTAACGGCGAAAGAGCCTATACTTTAGCCCGCCGGGGCGAAGAAGCCGAAATAAAAGCAAAATCTATTCATATTAAAGCGTTTGAAATTACCGCAATAGAACTGCCCGTCGTCCATTTTCGGGTTGTTTGTTCCAAGGGTACTTACATTCGTAGTTTGGCTCGCGATTTTGGGGTGAAATTGGGCTGCGGGGCACACCTCTCCCAATTAGTTCGTACCCGAATCGGAGAATTTCACCTGGACCAGGCGCTTACCTTAGAAGACATCCAGAACATCCGCCAGCACAGACAAGAGCAACATGCAGGTAATTCGTAG
- a CDS encoding bifunctional riboflavin kinase/FAD synthetase — translation MQVIRSLSDFPELSQAVVTSGTFDGVHLGHQKILHRLIQITQDVNGQSVVITFWPHPRLVLQPEIQNLHLLSTIEERIAELSAFNIDYLLIIPFTRQFANLDSEQFISEILIKTIRTKKLVIGYDHRFGRNRTGSFEYLRQHAPELGFEVEEIPRQDIENVAVSSTKIRTALENGEIKTANAYLGRSYSLTGTVVRGKQLGRTLGYPTANLSISNSHKLIPKLGIYVVQVKIKDQLFGGMLSIGINPTVGGTTRTVEVNIFNFSGDLYNQEITLLFMDRIRDEEKFKNLEELIAQMHQDKITALAVLEQIA, via the coding sequence ATGCAGGTAATTCGTAGTCTTTCTGATTTTCCGGAATTAAGCCAGGCAGTAGTAACCAGCGGAACTTTTGACGGGGTACATTTGGGCCACCAAAAAATACTGCATCGGTTAATACAAATTACCCAGGATGTTAACGGGCAAAGTGTAGTCATCACTTTTTGGCCACATCCGCGCTTGGTTTTACAGCCCGAAATTCAAAACCTGCATTTACTTTCTACCATCGAAGAACGGATAGCCGAACTGAGCGCTTTTAACATCGATTATTTACTTATTATTCCGTTTACCCGGCAGTTTGCGAACTTAGACTCCGAGCAGTTTATCTCCGAAATTCTCATTAAAACCATTCGTACCAAAAAACTAGTTATTGGCTACGACCACCGCTTTGGCCGCAACCGGACAGGTAGTTTTGAGTACCTACGCCAGCACGCGCCCGAATTAGGTTTTGAGGTAGAAGAAATTCCGCGCCAGGACATTGAAAATGTTGCGGTAAGCTCTACTAAAATCCGGACGGCTCTGGAAAATGGCGAAATTAAAACGGCTAACGCGTACTTAGGGCGAAGTTATTCTTTAACCGGAACAGTAGTTCGGGGTAAACAGTTGGGCCGTACTTTAGGGTATCCTACCGCCAACCTCAGCATCAGCAATTCGCATAAATTAATTCCGAAACTGGGGATTTACGTGGTTCAGGTAAAAATCAAAGACCAGCTATTTGGGGGGATGCTCAGTATTGGCATTAATCCTACCGTGGGGGGCACCACCCGCACCGTAGAGGTAAATATTTTTAATTTTTCAGGTGATTTATACAATCAGGAAATTACCCTGTTGTTTATGGACCGCATCCGGGACGAAGAAAAATTTAAAAATCTGGAAGAACTAATCGCGCAAATGCATCAGGATAAAATAACCGCCTTAGCTGTTCTGGAGCAAATAGCTTAA
- a CDS encoding DUF3098 domain-containing protein gives MENKNQFAFGRRNYLLMIVGLVVLAIGFIIMTLDKEPYGEGFLGITLGPIILVIGFVIEFFAILVKDRK, from the coding sequence ATGGAAAACAAAAATCAGTTTGCTTTTGGCCGCCGAAACTATTTGTTGATGATCGTGGGCTTAGTTGTGCTTGCCATTGGTTTTATTATTATGACCTTGGATAAAGAACCTTACGGAGAAGGTTTTCTGGGCATTACCTTAGGTCCCATTATTTTAGTTATCGGGTTTGTCATTGAATTTTTCGCTATTCTGGTGAAAGATCGCAAGTAA
- a CDS encoding cell division protein FtsX, with translation MARQPNKPTRKKKLGSYPHAMVIFTITLALFVIGLFSTLLIHAGKLSDVVKQSIEVQVYLDFDLTQTQLARMKNVLSQKEYIAYLNQEPQVRFFSKEEGAKEFIQESGEDFMAFLGDNPLRDAYILNINPDFADSEHLKKIKAELEEIDGVYEVQYVASLIDSINQNLKKISIILLSFAAILVFVVIILINNTIKLAMFSQRFLIRSMQLVGATSGFIQKPFMNRAIFQGLISGLLASGMLLGLLTYAYYQINELYLLRDETKLIILAGILVLLGMVIGFISSYRAVRKYMRLSLDELY, from the coding sequence ATGGCCAGACAACCCAATAAACCCACCCGTAAAAAAAAGCTAGGTAGCTACCCGCATGCCATGGTTATTTTTACTATTACCCTGGCTTTGTTCGTTATTGGCTTGTTCAGCACTTTGCTCATTCACGCGGGTAAATTATCCGATGTAGTAAAGCAGAGCATTGAGGTGCAGGTTTACCTGGATTTTGATTTAACCCAAACTCAACTGGCCCGCATGAAAAATGTTCTTTCCCAGAAAGAATACATCGCCTACTTAAACCAGGAGCCGCAAGTGCGATTTTTTTCGAAAGAAGAAGGCGCGAAAGAATTTATTCAGGAAAGTGGCGAAGACTTTATGGCTTTTCTGGGCGATAACCCTTTGCGCGACGCCTACATTTTAAACATTAACCCGGATTTTGCGGATTCTGAACATCTGAAAAAAATTAAAGCAGAATTAGAAGAGATTGATGGGGTATACGAAGTGCAGTATGTAGCCAGCTTAATCGATTCTATAAATCAAAATTTAAAAAAAATCAGCATTATCCTGCTAAGTTTCGCGGCTATTCTGGTATTCGTAGTTATTATTTTGATTAATAATACCATAAAGCTCGCCATGTTTTCGCAACGTTTTTTAATCCGGAGCATGCAGTTAGTGGGCGCTACTTCTGGTTTTATTCAGAAACCGTTCATGAACCGGGCTATTTTTCAGGGTTTAATCAGCGGATTACTGGCTTCGGGTATGTTGTTAGGTTTGCTAACCTACGCTTATTACCAGATCAACGAATTGTATTTACTCCGCGACGAAACCAAATTAATTATTCTGGCCGGGATATTGGTGTTACTGGGAATGGTAATCGGCTTTATCAGCTCTTACAGGGCTGTCCGGAAATACATGCGTTTATCTCTGGATGAACTTTATTAA
- a CDS encoding CoA transferase subunit B — protein MALDKHGIAKRIAQELQDGFYVNLGIGIPTLVANYIPAGINVELQSENGLLGMGPFPYEFEVDADLINAGKQTVTTLPGSSLFSSADSFAMIRGEHIDLTILGAMEVSERGDIANWKIPGKMVKGMGGAMDLVASAKNIIVAMQHTSRDGQSKLLPECTLPLTGLHCVKKVVTDLAVLDISSDGFLLRERAPGVTIAQIQQATAGKLIVPDYVPEIKI, from the coding sequence ATGGCACTGGATAAACACGGCATAGCTAAACGAATAGCGCAAGAGCTACAAGACGGCTTTTACGTGAATCTGGGCATTGGCATTCCTACGTTGGTGGCCAACTACATCCCGGCCGGCATAAACGTGGAGTTGCAATCCGAAAATGGTTTACTGGGCATGGGGCCTTTTCCTTACGAATTTGAAGTAGACGCAGATTTAATAAATGCCGGCAAACAAACCGTTACCACCTTACCAGGCTCTTCCCTTTTTAGTTCCGCCGATAGCTTTGCCATGATCCGGGGCGAGCACATTGATTTAACCATTCTGGGAGCCATGGAAGTATCGGAACGCGGCGATATTGCCAACTGGAAAATCCCGGGTAAAATGGTGAAAGGCATGGGCGGCGCTATGGACCTGGTAGCTTCGGCGAAAAATATTATTGTAGCCATGCAACACACCAGCCGCGATGGGCAATCTAAACTATTACCCGAATGTACCTTGCCCCTCACGGGTTTACATTGCGTAAAAAAAGTGGTTACCGACTTAGCCGTTTTGGATATAAGCTCCGATGGATTTTTATTGCGCGAGCGGGCGCCGGGAGTTACTATAGCGCAAATTCAACAAGCTACGGCGGGCAAATTGATAGTGCCGGATTACGTTCCGGAAATTAAAATATAA
- a CDS encoding CoA transferase subunit A has translation MINKEVANVQIALADVFDGATIMLGGFGLCGIPENCIGELLRQNFKNLTCISNNAGVDDFGLGLLLKNKQIKKMIASYVGENAEFEKQLLSGELEVELIPQGTLAERIRAGGAGIPAFYTPAGYGTEIAQGKEIREFNGKMYLLEYGLRADFALVKAWKGDTAGNLIYKGTARNFNPLMATAGKVTIAEVEELVPAGELDPNYIHTPGIFVQRIFKGMTYEKRIEQRTVRT, from the coding sequence ATGATTAACAAAGAAGTAGCTAACGTGCAAATAGCCTTAGCGGATGTTTTTGATGGCGCCACCATTATGCTCGGCGGATTTGGCCTGTGCGGCATTCCGGAAAACTGCATTGGCGAGCTGCTGCGCCAAAATTTTAAAAATTTAACGTGTATTTCCAACAACGCCGGCGTAGATGATTTTGGCTTGGGCTTACTTTTAAAAAACAAGCAAATAAAAAAAATGATCGCGAGCTACGTGGGCGAAAACGCCGAATTTGAAAAACAGCTCCTCAGCGGTGAATTAGAAGTAGAATTAATTCCGCAAGGCACGTTAGCCGAGCGCATCCGGGCGGGTGGTGCCGGCATACCGGCTTTTTATACCCCAGCCGGTTACGGCACAGAAATAGCTCAAGGCAAAGAAATCCGGGAGTTCAACGGCAAAATGTATTTGCTGGAATACGGCTTACGCGCCGACTTTGCTTTAGTAAAAGCCTGGAAAGGCGATACAGCCGGAAATTTAATATATAAAGGCACGGCCCGCAATTTTAATCCCCTAATGGCTACAGCCGGAAAAGTAACTATTGCGGAAGTAGAAGAACTGGTGCCCGCCGGAGAACTCGACCCCAACTACATCCATACGCCCGGCATTTTTGTACAACGAATTTTTAAAGGAATGACTTACGAAAAACGAATTGAACAACGTACCGTAAGAACTTAA
- a CDS encoding carbon-nitrogen hydrolase family protein: MTDKSKPSDRTKETEHKLTLRQLRLADYKSIKAIMDTVYSNLGGSWTKEEFAALLKAFPEGQICITDKGKVVAGALSIIVKYSDYGDKHTYEQIVGKGKFDTHNPDGDTLYGVDVFVDPDYRNLRLGRRLYDARKEMCENLNMRGIIAGGRIPGYMEHADKMSPRKYIDMVRNKEIYDPILTFQLSNDFHVRKILKGYMPSDIESKAYATLLEWINVYYEEREELIGGQKTVVRIGIVQWQMRNLTSLEDLLQQIEFYVDTVSSYKADIIMFPEFFNAPLMALSNDPHPSAAIRSLADYTDEVREKLISMALSYNINIIAGSMPEYNNKQLHNVSYLCRRDGTYDKQYKLHVTPDEAAYWGLRGGNKLSIFDTDIGKIGILICYDVEFPELARMLSDMDMKILFVPYWTDTKNAYLRVRRCAQARAIENECYVAITGSVGNLPRVENMDIQYSQSAVFSPSDFAFPHDAVVAEATPNTEMTLIADLDLDLLKDLNTGGSVRNLRDRRKDLYNVNWILD; the protein is encoded by the coding sequence ATGACTGATAAAAGCAAACCCTCCGATAGAACAAAAGAAACCGAACATAAATTAACTCTGCGCCAACTGCGGCTCGCCGATTATAAATCCATAAAAGCCATTATGGATACCGTGTATTCTAATTTGGGCGGGTCCTGGACCAAAGAAGAATTTGCGGCTTTGTTAAAAGCTTTCCCCGAAGGTCAGATTTGTATTACCGATAAAGGCAAAGTAGTAGCGGGCGCGCTCAGTATTATTGTAAAATATTCCGATTATGGCGATAAACACACCTACGAGCAAATTGTGGGCAAAGGCAAATTCGACACCCACAACCCCGATGGCGACACGCTGTATGGCGTAGATGTTTTTGTAGACCCGGATTACCGCAACTTACGTTTAGGCCGCCGCTTATACGACGCCCGGAAAGAAATGTGCGAAAACCTGAACATGCGTGGCATTATTGCGGGTGGTCGAATACCAGGTTACATGGAACACGCCGATAAAATGTCGCCGCGCAAATATATTGATATGGTGCGGAACAAAGAAATTTACGATCCGATTTTAACCTTCCAGCTTAGTAACGATTTTCACGTGCGCAAAATATTAAAAGGCTACATGCCCAGCGATATTGAGTCCAAAGCTTACGCTACTTTGCTCGAATGGATTAACGTGTACTACGAAGAGCGCGAAGAACTGATTGGCGGCCAGAAAACCGTAGTCCGGATTGGGATTGTGCAATGGCAAATGCGTAACTTAACTTCGCTGGAAGATTTATTGCAGCAAATTGAGTTTTATGTAGATACTGTAAGTTCGTATAAAGCCGATATTATCATGTTTCCGGAGTTTTTCAATGCTCCGCTAATGGCGCTTTCCAACGATCCGCACCCGTCGGCGGCTATCCGTAGTTTAGCCGATTACACCGACGAAGTACGCGAAAAGCTCATCAGTATGGCTTTATCGTATAACATTAACATTATTGCCGGCAGTATGCCCGAATACAATAATAAGCAGCTTCACAATGTAAGCTACTTATGCCGGCGCGATGGTACCTACGACAAACAATACAAATTGCACGTTACTCCCGACGAAGCTGCTTACTGGGGTTTACGGGGCGGTAATAAATTATCTATTTTTGATACCGACATTGGAAAAATTGGCATTTTAATTTGCTACGACGTAGAGTTCCCGGAACTGGCGCGTATGTTATCCGACATGGACATGAAAATTTTGTTTGTGCCTTACTGGACCGACACTAAAAACGCCTACTTGCGGGTACGGCGGTGCGCCCAGGCCCGTGCCATTGAAAACGAGTGTTATGTAGCCATTACGGGTAGCGTAGGAAACTTGCCGCGCGTCGAAAACATGGATATTCAGTACTCGCAATCGGCGGTGTTTTCGCCTTCTGATTTTGCGTTTCCGCACGATGCTGTAGTAGCCGAAGCCACGCCAAACACTGAAATGACTTTAATCGCCGACTTAGATCTGGATTTGCTGAAGGATTTAAATACCGGTGGCAGCGTGCGTAATTTACGCGACCGTCGCAAAGATTTGTACAACGTGAACTGGATTTTAGATTAA